The window CCGGACCTTTGGCCAACTCCTCCTCAAGCACGGCGAACAGCACGTCGCTCAACTTCGGCCGGGACGCCGGGCCACGGGAACGAACCGCGTCCTGACCGGCCTCCCGCCAGGCCCGACGCCACCGCTGGACCGACCGGACACTGACCCGTAACTCCTTCGCGATCTCCGTACTGCCCCGCCCATCGGCGAACATACCGACCGCTTCCATTCGGACCCGCTCACGGAACGCTTGCCTCTCCGCGGTCAGACCCCCACCCTGCGGATACCTCATACCTCCGGCATACCGCGACAATCAGCAACCGTCAGCCCCTACGACAAGACGACTTCAAGGTCAGTAGTCGTGGGCCACGACGGCGACCGGTGCGGTGGAGTGATGCAGTACGGCGTGGGTGATCGGTCCGATGTGGGAGCCGAGGGTGGAGCTGCGGATCCGGCGGCCGACGACGACGAGAGAAGCGTCGGAGGCGGCCTCGACGAGCTGGATCGCGGCGTGGCCGATGGGCGCCCGCACTTCGACCTCGACCGACGGGAACTTGTCGCGCCATGGCCTGAGCATCTCTTGCAGTGTGGCGGTGATGCCGTGGGCCGTCTCCTGCAGAACAACGGGGTCGAGGGCGGGCGCGTAGCTCAGGATCGGCGGTGGAGTCCACCCGTGCAGCACGTGGAGGGCGGCCCGGTGGTGGGCTGCCTCTTCGAAGGCGAAGGCGAGGAGCTTGTCGCAGAGCTGACGGGTGTCCACGCCGGCCACGACGGCTCCGTGCGTGCGCAGTCCGTCGGCGGGGGTCACGGCGTTGCCGGAGGAGCGGACCAGCACCACAGGATGTTCGGTCGCGGCGATGGTGGCCGAGCCGACCGAACCGACGATGAACCCGGCGATGCTGCCGAGCCCGCGTGAGCCGATGACGAGCATTGTCGAGGAGCGCGCGGCGGCTGCGAGGGCCTCGGAAGGCGGTCCGGGACCTCTTGGGTGGTGATGTCCAGGAGCGGGTGCAGGCGCCGTAGCTCGTTGGACGTCTCGCGCAGCAGGTTCTCGGCCCACTGGCCGCGTATCTCGGTGCTCGCCAGAAGGAGGGGCGGCTGCTCGAGCCATTCCGTGGCGTGGACCAGCTCCAGTGCAGTGTTCCTGAGTTCGGCCTCGCGCGCGGCCCAGTGGGCGGCGGCGGTGCTGGCGCCGGAGCCGTCGAGGCCGACGGTCACCTGGTTGGTCATGAGGAACATCTACCTGGGATGGCGCGCTACTGCCTCCAGAGTCCCCCGACGGCTCACGCTGGAGAAGGGCCGAGAGGGCCCGTATCAGACCGATCGGCCCTGGTAGGGGAGTAGGCAAGGCGAGGTCGGCCTGGCGGGCGAGCCGGTCGGCTTCCGATGGATACCGCCACTCGCTCGTGCTCGTCCACAGGGAGCTCGGTGATGCCGTGCGCGACACGTGGCTTCGCGACATTCTTGAAGGAGCTGACCGGATCCACCAGGCGACCTCGTTCGTCATCAGGTTTCGGAGCGTGTGATGGATGACACCTCCTGGCTTTCGGTGAGGAGGATTCATGGCAGTCGGTATGACGCATGGTCCTGAGCTCGGCGCTGTGGTGGCGGGAGTGGATGGATCCCGGTCTGCGGAGCGGGCGGTGTTCTGGGCCGCGGCGGAGGCCGTGCGGCGGGATGGCACCTTGCACCTCGTGCACGGCGCGGACACCGACAGCCGGATGCTGTATGCATCTATGTACGCCATCGAGCGGATACGTCGGGCGGGCCGGGACCTGCTCGAGGAGACCGCCGCCAAGGTCGCCGAACGCCATCCGGGGCTGCACGTGTCGACCGAACTCAGTCCCCACGAGCCGGTCGCCGGCCTGCACGCTGCGGCTGCGGACTCCGACACCATCGTGGTCGGTAGCCGCGGCCTCGGCGGCTTCGAGTCACTGATGCTGGGTTCGGTCGGCCTGAAGGTCGCCGCGGGCGCCAAGGCGCCCGTGGTCGTGGTCCGGGGGGACGAGAACACCGCCGAAGCAGGGGTCGTGCTGGCCGCCATCCGTGACGAACATGATGTGGAGTGCGCGAGGTACGCGGCGAGTGAGGCGGAGCTGCGCCGGTCGTCACTGCGGTTGTTGCACGTCTGGAATGTGCTGGAGTCCGTGGCGGAGAGCGTGACCGTGCTCGACGATGCGGACGAGGGAGTGCAGGTGCACGTACGAAGGGTGACGTCAGTGGCCCACCGGATCCGTGACGAGTTCCCGGCCCTGAGCCTGCACGTCGACACAGAGAAGAGTTCGTCCGTCGCAAGGGTGATGGTGGAGGCGTCACGCCACGCGGACCTGTTGGTCATGGGCGGACGGCGCACCCCCGGATACTTCGGGCCCACCCTGGGCTGGGCGACGCACAGCCTCCTGCACCACTCACACTGCCCCGTGGAACTCATTCCGCGCCATGGCAAGCAGGACGACGAGGACCAAGGGTTGTGACCACCCCGAAGGCCGCGGAATCGGCGTCAGCCTCGTGGAACACCTCCGGGCCAGCTGCGGTGAGTCCGTCAGTGGGCGGCCCCGCAGCTGCTGTGAGTTCCACACGCACGTCCACCATGCCTTGGACGGCGCGGGCGGCGCGCATGACCAGAGGGACCAGAGCACGGTTGTGGAGGCTGCCCCGGAGCGTCCTCACCCTCCTCGACCGAGCAGTCGAGTGAACCGGCGGCGCCGGTTCCGGGGTCAAGGCCAAGGGGGCCGGACAGCCCCGTTCACCGTGGCTGCACCCCGCCCGCGCCCGCACCGGCCGCAGTCGGGAACCGTGGCCAGGCACTTTGCTTGACGCCTGGCACGCTGGGCGGACCGGCAGTCCTCGTGCCTGGTGGCGGCCCGTGTCGGCCGTGCCGTTTTCGCCGCGAGGGCCGATTCTGGAAGCGCGGGGCATGCGCACGTGGCCTTCATCGCCCGGCTGTGGATGCCGCGCCGAAGGGCCGTCTTCGACTGAGGAGCCTTCTGTTGCTCACACGGGTCCGTTGGTCGGTGTAACACGCGTCGCGGTCGGCCAAGCCCGGGCCGCCGCGTGAGCCACTTCCGCGACAGCGACCTCGCCGTGCTCATCGTGTCTGGCTCGGCAGGGTGGTGTCGGCCCCCGTGCCACGGCTCACCACAGGGTTCTCACCCCTGCCGTGCGCCGGGCAGGCTTGGCCTACCGGTCAGGTCCCGCCGGACGGGCGTACATTCTTAACAGTGGGGCTGATGTTCCCAGCGATCACGAAGTACGGGCTGCCGACGGACAGCCCGGGGGCAGGAGCGTGACATGACCACCACCCCCGGCCGGACCTCATCCCGCGACCTGGCCACAGTGCTCCCGGCCCGTCTGTCCCTCACGCCGAAGACCACCCTCACTGGCCAGCTGGACGGGGCTTGGTGGCCGCGCTCGCGCGACCTCCAAGTGGAACTTCCGCCCCTTGCGGCGACACTGGACGAAGTCTGGGGACGCATCACACGCGTCACCGTGAACCCCACCCGCTGGCCCGTCGTACCTCACACGGTGAACACCGACGGGCACATCATCCACGTGGGCTGGTTCACCGAACAGCACCCTGACAAGCTGATCCTGCTCTCCTACACCGTCGGCCGCTGGGACCTGCTCGTAATCCCGCCCGAGACTGAGCCCGCCGCCGCGGCACGGCTCATGGCAGCCGCAGCCATCCCCGGCAGCGTCCTTACCGCCGGCGCTCTCATGGCCGACGAAGCGGCCATCGGTCGCGGTCTACGGGACACCCGAAACCGTGAGGACAGCTGGGAGAGCGAAGGTGGATCCCGCACGGCACCCTCCGGTCGGCGAGACCTGCCTCCGACCGGAGGCACCTGGAAGTGAGCAGCGGGGAGACACACCCTCGTCCTCGCCAGGCGATCCTCTCCCTGACCGCAGCCAGCACGTCTGCCCGCCCGCGTGGCAATCGGCACGAGGAGCCACGCTGCCTGTCAATTCGGCGACACCTGCGTCGTCCGACGCCGACACGGATTTCGCCAGCGCGCACCCGGAGCTCCGGCACTGCCGCCAGGCGCGGGCCGCCGAGCCCGGAAGCCTCCGTATAGGCCGGGGGCAGATGAGGCTGGCCGGGACATCCGGCTTCGGCAGCGCGCGTGGCCATCACATTTCTCGGTGTTCGCCGGACCTGTGGGGAACGACGCCGAGGTGGGGGAGATGGCGGACAAACCAGTCCAGCGCGGCGTCGGCCACGGCGTCCAGCGCGCCGGGTTCCTCGAAGAGGTGGGTCGCACCAGGAACCACCCCCATCTGGTGCTCGCAGCGCAGGTGCGCCGCGGCCTGACGGTTGAGGTCCAGTACCTGATCGTCGGCTCCGCCGACGATCAGCAGGGTCGGAGCACGTACGGCCGCGAGCCGGGAGACCGCCAGGTCGGGGCGTCCGCCCCGCGAGACGATCGCGGCGATGTCCGATCGCGGTTCGGCGGCGGCCATGAGCGCGGCTGCGGCGCCCGTGCTGGCGCCGAAGTAGCAGATGCGCAGGGCAAGCCGCGCCCGGATCCATCCCGTGGCCTGAGTCAAGCGGAGGGCGAGGAGCGGTACGTCGAAGACCTTCGCCCGGTCACGTGCCTCGGCCGGGGTGAGGAGATCGAAGAGCAGCGTTGCCAGCCCCGCACGGTTCAGGACCTCGGCCACGTGGCGGTTTCGGGGACTGAGGCGACTGCTGCCGCTGCCGTGCGCGAAGACGACGACGCCCTCGGCGTCCTTGGGCACGGTCAACAGCCCGGGCAGCGCCGTGCCTCCCGCGTCCACCACCACTTCACCAGTCTGTGGCGCGACCCGATCTGAAGCCTGTGCCGGTGCTGGCGGGCGTGCCCGCGCCGCCTCGGCCAACAGCGCGGCGACCTCCTCGTCTCCCACCTGCGAGAAGTCCTCGTACCACTGGCCGACCGCGGAGAAATGACGGGGCACTGACAGGCACACGACCTCGTCCGCCTCGCGCCGAAGCTGTTCCAGTGCCTGGGGAGCCGCCACGGGAACGGCGAGGATCACCTGCTCGACCCCGTGCTCCCGCGCAACCTGGCACGCCACGGACGCGGTCGATCCGGTGGCGATGCCGTCGTCCACGACGACCACCGTCCGTCCGGTGAGCGGGATCCGTTCCCCTCCCCGGCGGTAGCGTGCCTGTCGCCGTTCCAGCTCCGCCCGTTCGGCTTCCTCGACCCTGGCGCAGTCCCCCTCTCCGAGGCCGGCTGCACGGACCGTCGCTCCGTTGATCAGCCGTACGCCGCCCTCGCCGATGGCGCCGAAGGCCACCTCGGGTTGGAAGGGCACCCCGAGTTTGCGGACCACGATCACGTCCAGCGGTGCGCCCAGGACGCGCGCGACCTCCGCGGCCACGGGTACTCCGCCGCGGGGGAGCCCGAGTACCACCGGCTCGACCAGCCCGAGCCGGGCCAGCTCACCGGCCAGTTGTCTGCCAGCGGCCGTTCGATTGGAGAAGAACATACCGCGCCTCCTTTCACGGCCCCGATCCGTCGGCAAGCGTCCGCAGAGACACCGGCCGGAGGGCCGGGTCGGAACCAGACGGTTTCGGTGGCAGGCCAGGCCGCGGTGGTGCGCGGGGTTCGAGCTCAGGAGCCCCGACAACCTGCGCATCACGTGCTGGCGGGCACGCAACAGAACCCCTGACTTCAGGGTCGTACCGGTGCACGAAGTCCGCATCCGGATGGTGCCCGCGTCGAGCGGTCGGCGGGCCGACCTCGTGGCCGTCATGGACTCCGCGGTGGCGGCCGGTGAGGTGGTGTCGCCGTCGGCGTTCAGACGGGGCCATGCTGGAGGTCCGATAACAAGGCCTCACAACGCGGCGAGGGGAGACCGCCATGGCATCGGCGACGCACCCGCAGGCGCATCCCCCAGCGGCCGGGGCGAACATGGCCGTCATGGCCTGGACCGTCGGGGAGGTCATGCGGACGGAGGTGGTGGCCGTCGCCGCCGACGAGACCGTGCTCATGGCCTGGGAGCTGCTGGAGAGGACCGGTGCTGCGTACCTTCCTGTCCTGCTGCCGGACGGCCGCTGCTCCGGACTCCTCGACCGCTGCGAAGTCGCGGTCGCGTGCTCCGCGCCCGCAGTCGTGCTCTCGGCGCAGGACGTCGGCACCCTGCTTTCCGGGCGTCGGCGGCCGACTGTCAGGCCCGAGGAAAGCGTGCGCAAGGCAGCGGTCGCCATGACGGACAACAACTGCGAGGCGCTTCCAGTGCTCGGCAGCGCCGGCAGGCTGGTCGGCCTGCTGACGGCCTCCGACATCGTGGCCGGCCTCGTGCGGTACCCGGCCTCCGCGTCCGGCAACGCCGAGGCGCCTGCGATCGGACCCTCCACGCTGACTCCGGGACTCGGGCCCCGCCGCGACGACCGGGCGAACCCTGTCCCATGAACGGCACCACAGGATGAGGGCAGGACGACCAGGACGAACGACCGGGCGGGCACACAGAGGACAAGCCCGAAGCAGTGGCAGTCACCAGGTGACGCCGATGGACCGAGCGGTCCGCTGCCCGCACGCGAGAAGCCTGTCGGGCCACCGCCTGTACGGCCGGGGCGCCTCACCACGGGATCGGTCCGTGGAGACCATCCGGGTCCGCGAACTGGTCGGCTGATCCGCACCGCGCGCCGTTGCCAGCCGGTGACTGCGGCCGAGACCACCAGGCCAGTCTTCCGTGCAGTTCTCACAGCCAGTTGCCGAGTCCGCGCCTAGGACCAATGGGGACAGGAGCGGGACCAGTCGGCCCCTGTGAGGAGACTGGCCGGTGTCTAGCCTGGTGAGTGGGCTGCGAGGCGAGCATGGGACTCGGCTTCGCCGGTGTCAACGGCGGCGAGGCCTTGCCTGATCACCGGCTTGTGATGGCCCCCGGTACGCAATCCGGGCGAGGGATCTCACCTCGCAGGTCCCGTGGTGTGCCGGGACGTGGCACGGCCCGTCGACTGGCGGGGCCGAGAACGATCTGCGGGGGCGCGACGCTGGAGGAACCGTGAAGCCGACATTCGTACTGGGCCGGATCGCGGGAGTCCGGGTCGGTGTGCACTGGAGCATCCTGGTCATCTTCATGCTCATCGCACTCGGGCTGGCCGAGGGACGGTTGCCGGATGCTTACCCGGGGCGCTCCTGGTGGGTGTACTGGCTGGTGGGGCTGTTGGCCGCCGCGCTCTTCTTCGCGTCTCTGCTCGCCCACGAACTGGCCCACGCCCTGGTGGCCCGGCGCAACAAGGTGGCAGTGGACGACATCGTGCTGTGGCTGCTGGGCGGCGTGGCCAGGCTCAGGTCGGAGGCATCCACGCCCGCAGCCGAACTGCGGATCGCCGGCGTCGGACCCCTCGTGAGCCTGGCTCTGGGGGTGGGCTTCGCGCTGGCCGGGTGGCTGGTCGTCACTGCTGCCGGGCCCGGGCTGGCGAGCGAGGCGCTGATGTGGCTCGCGGTGATCAATCTCTTGCTGGCTTTGTTCAACTCTGTGCCGGCCGCTCCATTGGACGGAGGCCGACTGCTGCGCGCCTTCCTCTGGTGGAGGACGGGAGACCGGGCACGGGCCACGGCCGGTGCGGCAGCGGCGGGGCGCGGGTTCGGCTGGTTCCTCCTCCTGTTTGGCCTGCTGCTGTTCGCGCGCGGTGACGTGGTCGGCGGGCTGTGGCTCGTCATGATCGCCTGGTTCCTGATCGCCGCCGCGACCGCGGAGGGGCAGCAGGCACAGTTGCGGGCGGTGCTGGCGGGTGTAGCGGTGCGGCATGCCATGACGCCCTCCCCGGTCACCGTTCCCGCCGGGTTGACCATTGCGGCGCTCCTGGCAGATCCCCGCTACCGCTACCACCACTCGGCTTTCCCGGTCATCGGTGATGACGGACGCTCCCCGGTGGGGCTGTTGACGCTTTCCGCGGCAGGGCGGGTGGCCGAGAGACAACGCGAGGTGACGAGGGTTGGGGACGTGATGGTCCCGCGGTCGGACGTCACCGTGGTCGGCCCGGACGACCAGTTGGCTGAAGTGCTGCCGCAGATGCTGGCGGGGGGCGGGCAGCGTGCCCTCGTCGTCGACGAGAGCGGCAGCCTGGTCGGCATCGTCGCGTCCTCGGACATCAGCCGCACCGTGTCCTGGCTGATGACGGCCCCGGCCAAGGGGCGCCCACACAGCGGCGGCGGCCCCAGAGATATGCCCTGAGCAGCAGCGGGTTCCACGCGGAGCGGCGAGTGGCTTCCCGGATCCGCGTCGCCGGGACCGCATGGCGCCCTGCAGCGGCGCAGGAGGGTGTGCCGTAATGGGTCATCCCTTGGGTCACGGTGCTTCCTGAGCCGGTGCACCGTGGTGCTGTGGGACGACTGCGACGGGGCACAGGGCATGATGCAGGGCTCGGTGGGCGACCCTCCCCAGTTCCATGCCGATCAGGCTGCCTGGCCGCCGTGCGCCGACGATCAAGAGGTCTGCTGCGGCAGACCGCTCCGTGAGCACCTTGCGTGCGTTGCCTTCGAGTGTGGTGCGGCGGAGCCGTACCTGTGGATGTTCCCGGGCCGCGGTTTCCACGGCTTTGTCGAGGAGCGTTTTAGCCCGCTCCTCGTGGTCGCGGGTGGCGTCGCCGGGCAGGACCATGTGGTCGACCGGTTCGTGTGGTGAGCGTCGCCAGGTGCAGACGACATCGAGTTCCGCGTCCCGTGCCGCGGCCTCGCGGAAGGCGAACCGTACGGCGGGAGAGTCCACGTCGTAGGGGCCTATGCCGAGCAGTACGCGCCCGTGGCGTGCTTCCAGAGCGTGCCGGTCCCCGCGCACGACGACGACTGGGCCGGAGGACCTGGCGGTCACGACCAAGGCCACGGATCCGAGCAGAAGGTCGGCGAGTTCCCCACGTCCGCGCGAGCCGACGACGACGGCGTCTGCCGTGCGTCCCTCGCGTAGCAGAGCACTCGCCGCGTCCTCGGCCGTGATGTCCGTCGTGACCTGCAGGCCGGGTGTGCGTCGCCGAACGCGCTCGGCGCAGACCCCCACGATGTTCTCGGCGAGGACCTGTCCGGAGGGACGGTCCAGGCTCCAGGCTGGTACGGCTCCCTCGTACCGCTCCCAGAACGAGGCGTACACGATGCGCAGGGGGAGCGCGAGTCGTACTGCCTCGTCCGCGGCCCAGTCCGTCGCGGTGAGACTGGAATCGGAACCGTCGACGCCTACGACAAGGGGAGCCAGGGTCTTCATCATCCCCACCGCCTCTCGAGACTCAGATCGACTCACTGGCACGCTCACACCAGACCGGGACGGCCGCCCGGTCCCCGGTCTCAACTCGTTTGGGAAGCCACGGCCGCGTGGCAGCCCTTAGCAGGACCCGGCGGCCGTCTCGCAGACCACGTCGCGGTTGACGACGGCAGGTGAAGTACCTGTTCTTCCATTCTCGCCCTGCAGCGGTGAGGCGCCGCCCGGGCAAGTCCCCTCATACCTTCGGCCGTCTTCGTAGAGTGACTGCCCCATGACGCGAGGCGACGGTGAGGAGGAGCCAGCTCACCCACCCGATCGGCTGCAGCACCCAGTAACTCGCGATCCGGTACAGGAGTGTGAGCGCGATGGCCTGATCCGCGGGGAGTCCGTAGAGGACCAGGAGCGCGGCGAGGCTGGTTTCGATGACTCCGAGGCTGCCGGGTGTGAGCCGCAGGGCCCCCGTCATCTGAGTGAGGGTGTAGGCGATCAGTGTCCCCGGCCAGGGCAGCGCGATCCCCAGTCCCCATGCGCAGGCGATGAGGCAGGCCACGTCCAGAATCCAGTTCGAGACGGCCAGGGCGAACGGCGCCAGCCATGGGCGCACGCCGGGCCTACTTACTCGAACGTGTCGGACGAGGCGGGACAGCCCTTCCTCGATGTCCCACATGCGGGGGGTGCGGACTCCGATCTTTCGCCACAGACGCCATGCGCGGCGCCGCAAGGAAGGAAACCGTGACAGGGCAACCACCGCGGTGGCGGCGAGCACGAGGGCCACCGTCAGCCAGAGCACGGCGGAGCGCAGACCGGCTCCGGGCCCCGATCCGCTGCCGGTAAGGACACCGACCACCAGCAAGAAGAACAGGGCGAGAGCGGACAGCAAGCCGGAGACCGCGAGGACGGACCCTGCGAGCACCAGCGATACGTGTCGGCGCCGCAACTGCCCGAACAGCCATGCAGCGGCGAATGCCGCACCACCGGGGAGTGCTCCAGCCACTGCGTTGGCTGCGGCGACCATGGCACCCATCAGGGGGAATCCCAGACGGGCGCCACCCAGTTTCAGCAGCCACCATTGCATTGCCGCCATACACGTCAGGGACAGCACCTCAAGCAGGGCGCCCAGTACCAGCCACGCCGGCGGCACCGCCCCCATCAGGCGGAGGGCCGAGGCGATGTCGTGGCGCCGGTTCACAGCGGCGACCGCGGCAGCCGTCACGAATACGGCCGACAGAAGCCACCACAACGGGTGACGGGCCGAGGCGGGCAGCGGCCGGGGAACCGGTTGCCCGGTACCGTCCGATTCGCCAGTTCCATGCGCCATACAGGCCACGTTACGGACGGGCTTGCCTTCGGCGCGGCATACGCCGCGCGCACCCGCCCGGCTCTGCGGATCAGGACGATTGCGGTGCTGATCTCCGGCAGCGGGCGCAGCGCCGCAGGGTCAGTGCCCCCTCCGGGCAGGACCGGTTCCGTCCCGGGCGGTCGTCGAATTCCCAACCACTCGGACGCATGCGGTCCTCGCACTCTGCACCCGGCGCGTTTCCCCACTGCCGCAGCCCCCCGGCCTGCCCCTCACTCTCGCCGCACTCGACGCCGTCAGTGATCGGCGCGGTGAGCCAGCCCACCCATTACGCGCACCGGGTCCTGCTCCCAGGCGGATGCAGGCGGGCAGGCCGCTTTGCCCCCACCAACACGGCAAGTCGGCCGGGTCAAATATTGAGGCCAAGAGGGTGCCAGAGCCTCAGCGAGCCTCGCGTCCGTTCGGGGGACACGGGGCCAGGATGGGGGCCGAAGGCGCGGGGCCGCCGGTGGAAGGAGAGTGCATTGATCACCATTGACGTTCAGCACCGTGGCAGTTCGGCCATGGTCGGCATCAGCGGGAAACTGGACGAGAGTGCGGGCGCGCTGCTCCAGCGGGCCTTGGACGACGTCACCGTTTGCGAGCGGGATCTGATGGTGGATCTGCACGGCCTGCTGTCCATGGACGCCGACGGACTGCTGCACCTCCTGGAGCTGCACCGGCGCGCCGAGCGCCTGGGGCTGCGAGTGCTTGTGGTCGGGTGGCAGCCCCAGCCGCAGCAGATGATGGCCCAGGTTGCCGGGATTCCTGGTCCGGGATCGGCCACCGGGGAGCGATACGCACTGGCAGGCTTCCGCCGACTGATCGAGCAACGGGCACAACGTGCACGGGACATCGCCGACTTCGGTGCCGGATGGCTGCCCCGAGTTTAGGCTTCGACAGCTGAGCCGCACATGTCAGGCGTTGCGACGCGAAGCGGTCAGCCGACTGGTCAGCTCCACCACGCACAGGTACCACCAGAAGAACCAGTCGAGGACGTCCCGCCGTACCCGCCACGCTGGTCGGCTCGGCGGAGGGAGCGACGGCCGCGGCTCCGTGAGAGGTCCGACGGACTTCTCACGGACGGAGTGATCGCCTATCCGATGGGCCAATCTCCGGGTGCACGGTGACGGTTGGGCTGGACATGAGCTCCTCGGCGAGCACCGCTCCGGCCTTGGACGCCTCCTCCAGCTGCCCCGGAAATCTCGGGTTGTCCCGCCGGAACTCCGCCTTGGGTAGAAGATCGGCCTCGGAGACGACGCCCACGACGTGTCCTGCGCCCTCCAGCACCGGCAGGGCGCTGACCTTCCACTGATGCACCAGCTCGACCATGTCCTTGTACGAGGCCTTGCGGCCCACGGCGATGGCCGTATGCGTCATCACGTCGCTGATGGCCTAACGGGTTGCATGCATGACCGGCTCCTTGGATCCCGCTCTCGGTCCGAGCGGCTCACAGCGTGCTGCCACTTCCGTGGGGGGCGTACAGGTCGAGCAGGCGAATCCGTGCGGATAGAAGCCGGTGGGCGAGTACCTGACCCACCCAGTGGCCGATCGCGGACCCGAACGCCGGGTCTGCGTCCATCATCATCCGCACGGCCGCGGCGTCGAACTCGTGGGTACGTACAGGTGTCATCGCCTCGGCGCCGAAGTGCCATGTGTAGGGGCGGAACAGCCAGGACCAGCCGACCAGCTCACCGGGACCGAGGCTCTCGATCACCGCAGGTTTCGTGCCGGGCACCTTGACGTCGAGAGTGACGGTGCCGGTCCGCACGATCCAGAACCGATCTGCAGGGCCTCCTTCGCTGAAGATCCGTGTTCCCTCCACGAAGTTCACCTCGTGGGCCACGCTCATCAGCCGTGTACGGTGCTCCGCCGAGAGGGCGGCAGTGATCCGGATGGGAGAAGGGGTGCTCATGGCGGCCTCCGTTCGAGTCCGTTTCCAGTCTTGCTCAGAGGTCCCTCGCAGGGCATGGGCCGACCGGCCCCACAGGTGGCCCAATCAGACCCGCACGAAGTGCAGCCTTCTCCGAATGCGGCGCGCAAGGGCTCGCAGAGACCCGGCAGGTCCAAGTGGAAGCGGCCGGGAACGGATACCGTCCGCCGGTACGCGCACGCAGGGGAATGGATGGCAACGGGAGCTGTGGTCACCTGGCGCTGGCCGAGCGGCCCTGGTGAGGGTGTCGTGAGGCGTGGCGTGCCGACGTCCGGCAGGCTGTTCTCTGCCATGCTTGCGCGGTTGCGAGAGCTGCCGCGGCTGCGGTTCTCGGGATGCCGCGGCCGACGCGGCCGACTCCGGCCGGCCGCAGGAGCAGGAGCTCGACATGAGTGAAAGAGCGCTGGAGCAGACGGAGCAGGCTGTCCGCCGTGTGGCGCACGTGCTTCGGCTGGCTCACGCCGCCGTAGGCCAGGCGACAGACTTGCTGGCGAC of the Streptomyces sp. NBC_01294 genome contains:
- a CDS encoding universal stress protein; translation: MMKTLAPLVVGVDGSDSSLTATDWAADEAVRLALPLRIVYASFWERYEGAVPAWSLDRPSGQVLAENIVGVCAERVRRRTPGLQVTTDITAEDAASALLREGRTADAVVVGSRGRGELADLLLGSVALVVTARSSGPVVVVRGDRHALEARHGRVLLGIGPYDVDSPAVRFAFREAAARDAELDVVCTWRRSPHEPVDHMVLPGDATRDHEERAKTLLDKAVETAAREHPQVRLRRTTLEGNARKVLTERSAAADLLIVGARRPGSLIGMELGRVAHRALHHALCPVAVVPQHHGAPAQEAP
- a CDS encoding site-2 protease family protein, with amino-acid sequence MKPTFVLGRIAGVRVGVHWSILVIFMLIALGLAEGRLPDAYPGRSWWVYWLVGLLAAALFFASLLAHELAHALVARRNKVAVDDIVLWLLGGVARLRSEASTPAAELRIAGVGPLVSLALGVGFALAGWLVVTAAGPGLASEALMWLAVINLLLALFNSVPAAPLDGGRLLRAFLWWRTGDRARATAGAAAAGRGFGWFLLLFGLLLFARGDVVGGLWLVMIAWFLIAAATAEGQQAQLRAVLAGVAVRHAMTPSPVTVPAGLTIAALLADPRYRYHHSAFPVIGDDGRSPVGLLTLSAAGRVAERQREVTRVGDVMVPRSDVTVVGPDDQLAEVLPQMLAGGGQRALVVDESGSLVGIVASSDISRTVSWLMTAPAKGRPHSGGGPRDMP
- a CDS encoding universal stress protein, with the protein product MVLVRSSGNAVTPADGLRTHGAVVAGVDTRQLCDKLLAFAFEEAAHHRAALHVLHGWTPPPILSYAPALDPVVLQETAHGITATLQEMLRPWRDKFPSVEVEVRAPIGHAAIQLVEAASDASLVVVGRRIRSSTLGSHIGPITHAVLHHSTAPVAVVAHDY
- a CDS encoding DUF5994 family protein — its product is MTTTPGRTSSRDLATVLPARLSLTPKTTLTGQLDGAWWPRSRDLQVELPPLAATLDEVWGRITRVTVNPTRWPVVPHTVNTDGHIIHVGWFTEQHPDKLILLSYTVGRWDLLVIPPETEPAAAARLMAAAAIPGSVLTAGALMADEAAIGRGLRDTRNREDSWESEGGSRTAPSGRRDLPPTGGTWK
- a CDS encoding lysylphosphatidylglycerol synthase transmembrane domain-containing protein yields the protein MAHGTGESDGTGQPVPRPLPASARHPLWWLLSAVFVTAAAVAAVNRRHDIASALRLMGAVPPAWLVLGALLEVLSLTCMAAMQWWLLKLGGARLGFPLMGAMVAAANAVAGALPGGAAFAAAWLFGQLRRRHVSLVLAGSVLAVSGLLSALALFFLLVVGVLTGSGSGPGAGLRSAVLWLTVALVLAATAVVALSRFPSLRRRAWRLWRKIGVRTPRMWDIEEGLSRLVRHVRVSRPGVRPWLAPFALAVSNWILDVACLIACAWGLGIALPWPGTLIAYTLTQMTGALRLTPGSLGVIETSLAALLVLYGLPADQAIALTLLYRIASYWVLQPIGWVSWLLLTVASRHGAVTLRRRPKV
- a CDS encoding phosphoribosyltransferase family protein → MFFSNRTAAGRQLAGELARLGLVEPVVLGLPRGGVPVAAEVARVLGAPLDVIVVRKLGVPFQPEVAFGAIGEGGVRLINGATVRAAGLGEGDCARVEEAERAELERRQARYRRGGERIPLTGRTVVVVDDGIATGSTASVACQVAREHGVEQVILAVPVAAPQALEQLRREADEVVCLSVPRHFSAVGQWYEDFSQVGDEEVAALLAEAARARPPAPAQASDRVAPQTGEVVVDAGGTALPGLLTVPKDAEGVVVFAHGSGSSRLSPRNRHVAEVLNRAGLATLLFDLLTPAEARDRAKVFDVPLLALRLTQATGWIRARLALRICYFGASTGAAAALMAAAEPRSDIAAIVSRGGRPDLAVSRLAAVRAPTLLIVGGADDQVLDLNRQAAAHLRCEHQMGVVPGATHLFEEPGALDAVADAALDWFVRHLPHLGVVPHRSGEHREM
- a CDS encoding universal stress protein, which produces MAVGMTHGPELGAVVAGVDGSRSAERAVFWAAAEAVRRDGTLHLVHGADTDSRMLYASMYAIERIRRAGRDLLEETAAKVAERHPGLHVSTELSPHEPVAGLHAAAADSDTIVVGSRGLGGFESLMLGSVGLKVAAGAKAPVVVVRGDENTAEAGVVLAAIRDEHDVECARYAASEAELRRSSLRLLHVWNVLESVAESVTVLDDADEGVQVHVRRVTSVAHRIRDEFPALSLHVDTEKSSSVARVMVEASRHADLLVMGGRRTPGYFGPTLGWATHSLLHHSHCPVELIPRHGKQDDEDQGL
- a CDS encoding CBS domain-containing protein, whose amino-acid sequence is MASATHPQAHPPAAGANMAVMAWTVGEVMRTEVVAVAADETVLMAWELLERTGAAYLPVLLPDGRCSGLLDRCEVAVACSAPAVVLSAQDVGTLLSGRRRPTVRPEESVRKAAVAMTDNNCEALPVLGSAGRLVGLLTASDIVAGLVRYPASASGNAEAPAIGPSTLTPGLGPRRDDRANPVP
- a CDS encoding STAS domain-containing protein — translated: MITIDVQHRGSSAMVGISGKLDESAGALLQRALDDVTVCERDLMVDLHGLLSMDADGLLHLLELHRRAERLGLRVLVVGWQPQPQQMMAQVAGIPGPGSATGERYALAGFRRLIEQRAQRARDIADFGAGWLPRV